The genomic interval CATCAGGGGCAAAACGCTGCTCTACCACTTCCGAGCCTAGCGCCTCCACCTTGTTGCGAATAGCAGGACCAAATTTGTCCGCAATCCGACCGGAGAAGACTTCTCCTCCTGTAGTGACAAGGCCGATCCGTTTTTCCTGGAACAGCTTTACTTGGACGATCGGTCCATCGAATTGCTTGGCCAGCTCTTCTAGCTCGATGATCCGTTTTTCTTCCATAATCAGCGGAATGATGCGCGTCGCAGCGAGCGTATGGCCTGGATGGACCACCTGATCTCCGTACATCGTGGAAAAAGCGATGCCATCCAATGCGTTCAGCGCGTGGACAGCTTCTTCGTTAATTTTCGCCAAACCGGTACGCGATGCCTTCATGGAAACCTTGCCTTCGTATGGTTCGGTCAAGGTCAAGCCTCCTCCTGATACAGCCTTGGCGATCCGGATTCCCGCTTCTTCCTCGTGAATAAAGCCTTCTGGCATTTCCAACACGTAGATGTGTTCTTTGCCGATCGACAGCAATGGCTCAATATCGGCTTCCGTAACCACATGCCCCTTTTTGAAAAGACGCCCTTTAAATTCACCAGGCAAGATCTGCGTCATGTCGTGTGGAAGCATCATGCCAATCGCTTCTCGCACTGGCACTTCCCGCATCTGTGGCTTGTCTACCATCCTAAACCACCCCAATCTTCATTGGCCTCTCCCGTTCCCTGCAAGATGTGCAAGGCATCACCAAGCATATCACCAATGGCGTTGTAGCAGATCTCTACGCCTGTTGGATTGCCCGGAAGGTTTATAATGAGAGAATTCCCTCTCGTACCTGCTACCGCTCTCGTCAGCATAGCGCGGCGAGACTGCTGCAATCCGGCACGACGCATTTCCTCAGCCAGTCCAGGGACAGGTCTGTCCGTGACCCATGCCGTTACTTCTGGAGTAACATCTCGCGGACTAAGTCCCGTTCCGCCCGTAACAATCAAAAGATCGCATTTTTCCCGGTCTACGAGTTCAATCATATGTTCTTTCAGATCTTCCATATCATCGGCGACTGCTCGATAGACAGCCACATCTACACGTAACCATTCTGTTGTCAATTGACGAATAATCGGGATGCGATCATCCGCACGTTCGCCTCTGGCGATGGAATCGCTTGCCGAAATTACGCCTACCTTCCATTTGCTCACAGCTCATTCCTCCGTTTTTTCATTCGATTGTATTGTACACTTTTTTGGTCGTGCTGTAGATAGTGCCCGACGAAAAGAAAGCTCCTGACACAAAAGATTCACGTTTGGAAGAAACCACTCTCTGTGACAAGGCCATCCAGACAAATATCATGGGGCTCTCTCGGTACCTTATCGATCACCTGCATCGAGAAAGCAATCCCTACTAAAAAAGGACGCGAGCCAAGCGTGGCAAGAAACCTGTCGTAGTAGCCTCCCCCATACCCCATTCTTCCTCCCTGCCGATCAAAAGCTACACCGGGAACCAACACGGCATCGAGCTTGGACAAATCCGCTTCTTGCGCCATAGCTGGATCTGGCTCCCAAATACCGTACACTCCCTGTTTGAGCATGTGCTTCCCTTCGTATCGATAGGGAATGAGTCGTCGATCGGAGGGAAGGGTGAGTGGCAACCAGATTTCCTGTCCTCTGGTCCGAGCCTCTTCGACGAATGGAAAAATATCCAATTCCGCTCCAAACGGGTGAAAGGCCATGATCGCTCTTGCACGTGCCAGCTGCTCATTCTCCGCCAAAAGACGGCACACCTGGGCCGAATACTCACTGCGCTCCGCTGCTGGCAATGCTTTTCGCTCATCCATGATTCGACTCCGAAGTTGCTGCTTCACCGATTTTAGATTCATGTCCACGTCTTTCTCTCTCCCGTCATACAGGTAACATGCCCCAAGGCTTGTCCCTGACACACTCTCTAGGCTACACTGGCATTAGTATATAAAGAGGTGAAACTGATGATTTTGCTGCAAGCTGAACATATAGAAAAAACCTACGGCATCGAGACCATTTTACAAGACATCTCCTTGCAAATTCAAACGGGAGAAAGGGTCGGTCTCGTCGGCGTCAATGGCGCAGGGAAATCGACCTTGATGAAAATCCTCGCCGGTGACCTGAGCTACGATAGCGGGACGATCCGCATTCCAAAGGAAGTCTCCCTCGGCTATTTAGCCCAAAATGGCGGACTGGAATCCGAGCGCAGCATCTGGGATGAAATGCTCAGTGTATTTACCCATCTGCAACAGGAGGAAAAGGAGCTGCGTGAGCTCGAGGCGAAAATGGGTGACCCGGCTGTCATCGCGGATGACAAACGCTACCAGCAGATTTTGGAGAACTACTCCCACCGCTCGGAGGCGTTCAAGGAAAAAGGCGGTTACAGCTACGAAGGCTCCATTCGCGGCGTGCTGCACGGCTTGCGCTTTGCGGACATGGATTATCAGACCCCAATTCGCACCTTGAGCGGCGGTCAAAAGACCCGTCTGGCACTGGCGAAGCTGCTGTTGCAGTCACCGACGATCCTCCTGCTGGACGAGCCAACCAACTACTTGGACATCGAGACTCTCACCTGGTTGGAAACGTATCTGCAAAACTATCAAGGTGCCATCCTGGTCGTTTCCCATGACCGCTACTTCCTGGACAAGCTAGTAACCATTGTCTACGAAATTGAGCGACATCGTGCCACCCGATACGTCGGCAACTACAGCCGCTTTCTCGATCAGAAAGCATCCCGTCTAGAGCAAGAACTCAAACGCTTTGACAAACAACAAGAAGAGATCGCCAAGCTGGAAGATTTCATTGCACGCAATATCGCACGTGCCACGACGACAAAGCGTGCCCAGAGCCGACGCAAAACATTGGAGAAAATCGACCGCTTGGACAAGCCAATCATGCACAACAAGTCTGTCCACTTTTCTTTCGAAGTGTCCAAAATGAGTGGAAACATCGTCATGAAAGCAGCGAATGTGGCAATCGGTTATCCGGATGCCGTCCTCTCCCACGGGCTGACTTTTGAAATCGAGCGGGAAGAGAGGGTCGCTCTGGTCGGACCGAACGGAATCGGCAAATCCACTCTGCTCAAAACGATCGTCGGTCAGCTGAACGCTCTCAAAGGCGATGTCCAGTTCGGTAGTAACGTCACCATCGGCTACTACGATCAGGAGCACCGCAATCTGAATCTGAACAACACGGTTCTGGGCGAAATCTGGGATGAATACCCACAGATGCTGGAGAAAGATGTGCGGACGCTGCTCGGTAACTTCCTGTTCAGCGGAGACGATGTGCAAAAGCGCGTATCCGACCTGTCAGGTGGAGAACGTGCCCGCGTATCTCTCGCCAAACTGATGCTCAAGCAAGCAAATTTTCTGATCTTTGACGAGCCGACCAACCACTTGGACATTTACAGCAAGGAAGTACTCGAGAATGCTTTGTACGATTACCCTGGCACCATTTTGTTCGTGTCCCATGACCGTTACTTCTTAAACAAGATTGCCAGTCGCGTCCTGGAGCTGTCCCCGGACGGCGTAGCGAACTATCTAGGGAATTACGATTACTACGTGGAGAAAAAACAGGAGTTGGCCGAGCTGGCAGCCGAGCTCGCCGCACAGCCCACGAAAAAGCAAGGAGCTGTCGTTCAGCCAGAAAAGACCTCCTACGAGTTGGATAAGGAAGCCAAACGACGAGAGCGTCAGCGTATGCGCCGTCTGGAGGAAATCGAAGCAACCATTCAAAAGCAGGAAGCAGATATTGTCAAATGGGAGGAAGAGCTGTGTCTTCCCGAAATCTACAGCGATCATGTTCAGGCCAAGGAGCGCAACGACCTGATCCATGCAGCCCGTAAAGAGCTGGAGCAGCTGTACGACGAATGGAGCTCTCTCTCCGAGGAATAGCCACCTGGGCTCCCGCTTAAGCCGGTTAGGTCGAGCACTGTTCATCCTTTGGCTCGCCCAATGCCGCGTAGAGTGCTGGCACGACGAGGAAGATAATGCACGTCGCCGCTGTAACGATGCCGGAGTCATTGAGCACAAGACCAGCCAAAGACCCGGCAATCACACCGGAAAAGCCTTTCACTAAAAACGGTGTATCCATAGCCAGGTGACGAAGGAAGCGATCATTCCACAAGGCCAATAGTCCAAGTACGATGAGGGAGACGACGAACACCTTGCTCCAGATGGAGACACGGATTAATCGCACGTTCATCGCGATCTTTCTCTCGACCATTCTCCCTACTTCGTCCCACTGACCAGTCACGATCTGCTGAGAGACCCGCCCTATATGCGTTAACGGCTGATCGGTCAGAAGACTCCCCACTATCAGCGTGACGATGCCAATCATGAGGCCCCCTGTCAAAAGCAGGAGGCCTTTTTTTCCGATCGTCCACCCTTGCAAGCGAGAAAAAGCAACGAAAAATCCTACTAGCCCTGCCAGGAAACCACCCGCATCCGTTCCCAAGCCAGGCGCCACCATGTAATACAGTACGATTGCAAAGACCATCGCAGCGAGAAAGGGACGCATTCTTTGCCAGACCATCTGGTACCACGATGCTACAAACATGATCGCACTGCCAATCATCACCCCCTCGTACTCATTGCCCAACCCATAAAACCTCGCCCCGATCACCGGGTCATACCCCAAATAGGAGCGGCGCATCAAGGTCGCGCCTGTCCATCCGTCCACCAGTAAACAGAGGACTGTGACCCCACAAACGATCGCTGTAGTCTGCGCTAGGGTACGCTGTTCCAACCAAAAAGCCGCGAGCAGGGCTACCACAATCAAGACTCCGAGAACGACAGGACCGGAAGCCTCCCATTCTAGAAATCCTTCCAGAAGCAAAAGCACTGGGAAACAGAGCATGGACAGGAGTGCCAGTCTCACTCCTCGTCGCAACCGTTCGAGATTTCCCACCCCGTTTACCCGTTTGCCAACCATCCACAGAATCGCTGCACATGCCAACGTGATGATCTGCAGCATGACGAATGAATACAAGACAGAGGACCTCGTCGCGTATGTATGGTGGATCTGGCGAATTTGCTGTACGAGCTGCGCCTCATTTTTCTCCGAATCAATGCGCACTGCATGACCGGTCAATCCTTTTGGTGTTGGGACATCCAACCATGCGAGAATCGTCGGCAAAATATCTAGACCACTTATCAGGCCAGACTGCCTTGTCGTAGCGGAAGTAACCAAACCTGTTTCGTTTCCCCCCCATACGAGCACCGGAGGCAGTAACGCTTTTTCTTTGGCTGCCCTGACGTTGACAGCTGGCGAAAGGAGCATGACCTGCTGGTCCTCTCCACGGCCGTCGAGCAGCTTATCCAGAAACGCACCAATCATAGATAAAACCTGATGATACTGCCGCTCGAACTGGATGGGATCCATTTCATCAGCCATCTGGTAGAGTCGGGACAAATCTGAGAGCTGGACGGTGATCAACCCCGATCCACTATCTTCTCGTACTTGTTGGAGCAAAAATTCATAGTTGGTCTGAATTCCGTAGGGAGACCCGCGTTTGGTAAGTACCGTATTCTTTGACAAGTCACCCTTTGATACACGTCCTTGCTCATCCATAGCAAACAGAACACTATGGCGCTGACGGATATCTTCATAGTCTCCAGTGCCGTAGACCGCCACTGGGATGTGATGTGCCGTCAGTGTCTTTCCGAGCATTCCGATTTGCGGGGAGTAGGGTTTGTCCTGATTGTCCGCAAGCAGGCGGAAAATACCGGGAAACACGATGGAAGAACGCGCTAGCTTTTGCTCTTCATCCACAGCACTCAGCTCCTGCGCCCGTTCGCCCGCTGTCTCATAGGCAGATACGGCCTCCCACGGGTGATAGCCCGTCCCGCTTCGCTCGGTATACACCGCTTGCGCACCGCTTCCCATCAATAAATAACCGTTTGGCGCATTCCGTGCTCCTGGCGAACGGATGGACACTGCCCCTGCACCTGCTTGTCTGATCCACTTATCCACATGGGGATACTTTTGGAGCTGCTCCAGATCGAAAAAAGACATTCCTTCTACGAACAGAACGATCACTTGCGGCTTTTCCTTTGCCTGTCCTGTACTTGCGTTATTTGCACCTGCAAACAAAAGTAGGAATGACAGAACAATCAGCATGATGCTCTTCTTCATCGAAGCCCTCCTGTTGATAACCGCACCACTCTTATCCACATATTCCACAAAACAATCCACAACCTGAGGGTGATTTTCCCGGTCATTTTTCGTGTTATCACCAGTATTCACAGGAGGGGGAAGGAACAATCCAAAAAGTTATCCTTAAGCTGTGGATAACGTAAAAATACAAAAAAACATCCCCAGTCCTACCAGCCTTTTGAACGGCTATGATGGACGAGAGATGCTTTTCCTTGGAATGATCGTTGTGTCAGTGTTCGGAAAGCGACAAGCTAGGTACCCCATTCAGATCAAGCTCGGCAAACTGCCCTTTTTCATAACGAATGAAGCCGGCAGCAGCGATCATCGCGGCATTGTCCGTACACAGAGAAAACGGCGGGATCACTAGTGGAATCCCTTCTGCCTGACAACGGTTCTGCAGTCGATCACGCAGTCCGCGGTTGGCTGCTACACCGCCCGCCAGAAGCACTTGCTTGGCTCCGTATTCGCGGACCGCACGCAACGTCTTCTCTACCAGCACTTCCGTGACCGAATCCTGGAAGCTGGCTGCCAAATTGGCTGGCTCGATGGTCTCTCCTCGCTGCGCCGCATTGTGCAGTGTATTGAGTACAGCCGATTTCAAACCACTGAAGCTGAAGTCATACGAACCCGGTTCCAGCCACGAACGCGGCAACGGAACATTGGGTACTCCTTCATGCGCGAGACGGTCGATGTGCGGACCACCTGGATACGGCATCTGTAGTGCGCGAGCGACTTTGTCGTACGCTTCGCCTGCCGCATCGTCACGTGTTTCTCCCAAAATTTCAAACTGGCCGTGCTCTTTCATCCAGACAAGCTCGGTATGCCCGCCCGAAACGACCAGTGCGATTAGTGGAAAATCCATTTCTTCCACCAGACGGTTTGCATAAATATGCCCGGCAATATGGTGGACGCCGATGAGTGGAATTCCTCTTGCCAGCGAGATCGCTTTGGCAGCTGCTACTCCGACCAAGAGCGCACCAACCAATCCTGGTCCGTACGTCACGGCGATCGCCTGGATATCATCCAAGGTCTTGCCGGCTTCCTCCAATGCCTCTTCAATCGTCAGCGTTATGTTTTCCACATGGCGACGAGAAGCCACCTCTGGAACAACACCGCCAAAGCGCTTGTGAATATCTGCCTGTGAGGCAATGACATTGGAGAGTACTTCTCTTCCGTCGCGTACGACAGATGCTGATGTCTCATCGCAACTGGTCTCGATCCCAAGAATATAAATCGGTTCACCCGACTGTTTGTGTGTCTGATAGGCCTGCTGCACGCGCATATCGTAGCGCGACGTATATGTCCTGTTCATTACAAAGTCACCCACATAATAATTGCGTCCTCGTTATTATCGGAATAGTATCGTTTGCGTACCCCGTGCTCCTTGAAGCCCAGCTTGGTGTACATATTGCGTGCTACCGTATTGGACGGCCGCACTTCCAAGGTCATGCTCTTCGCGTGGAACATTCTCGCCACGTTCATCATCTTGATCATGAGACTGAGGCCAATCTTTTTCCCTCGGTACAAAGGATGTACCGCCACGTTGGTAATATGCGCCTCATCGATAATGATCCACATCCCGCAGTAGGCCACAATCCGATTTTGATGTACGACCACGACGTACCGAGCGTTTGGGTTTCTCGTCAGTTCATTGACGAAAGCATCCTGCGGCCAAGGTGTGGTAAACGCCAACCGCTCCAGATCCGCAACTGCACCGACGTCCTGCATTGTCATAAAACGGTATTCCAGTTCGTTTTGTTGAATCATTGAGATTACTCCTTTGCGGAACCCTCCTGCTTTTGGGCCAGCCATTTTGCTTCTGCTTCCGCCAATTGAAGGTACTCAGGGACCAGCTCATGCGCATTCCCACCGTCCTGCAGTCGACGCATCGCCAAGTATCCGATATGGGCGGCACGAGGATGATGCTGCGCCGGTGTTGCGAAGCGCGCTTGCTCACCCAACCCTTGGACAATGGCTTCCCGATGCAGGCGAACATCTTCGCCAAGAAACAGGATCGGATCTCCTTGAGCCCGTTCCCGAAGAAGCGGTAGCCATTCCTGCAAGAGGATGATTTTTTCGTTCTCCTGCAAAAGGACGGACTCCATTCCTTCCGTCCGGTAGCACCCCGAGTAAACCTGGCCTCTACGCGCATCGAACAACGGCACGATCAGGCCGGGAAAACCAACTGCGTTCATAGCGACTACCTGCAAGCTTGAGATACCAATCACGGGCAAGTTCAGGGACCAGGCCATACTTTTGGCTGTTGCTACGCCGATGCGCACTCCTGTGTATGATCCGGGACCTTTTGCTACGCCCAGTCCGCTCAATTGCTCAGGCAGTGTCCCCGTTGCATCCAGCAGCTCAGAGATACAGTCCATGAGACGGATCGAATGGTTCTTTTGTTGATTGGTCGTCATCTCTGCCAAAACCCGTTCTTCCTCAACAATGGCTACACTTAACACCAGATTGGACGTGTCAATTGCCAGTACGCGCATCAAAATCAAACTCCTCACACAAATTCACGTAACGCACACCCTGCGGTACCAGCTCAATCAGACGTACGTCCTCTCCTTCTCTACCAAGCAAGACCGTTAACCGGTCTGCCGGGAGCACTTCCTCAATTAAGGAAGCCCACTCTACCACACAGACTCCTTCTCCAAAAAAGTAATCGTCAAGCCCGAGTGAGTCTGCATCATCGCCCACCCGGTAAACATCCATATGATATAACGGCAAGCGCCCCTGATACTCTTTTATGATCGTAAACGTCGGACTGTTCACCACTTGTCGAACACCGAGACCTCTGCCCAGTCCTTGGGTGAACGTCGTTTTCCCCGCTCCCAGATCTCCCTCCAGCGCCATGAAGTCTCCAGGCTGTAAAAAGGTAGCGAGTCTCTCCGCGAAGCGATGAGTCTCCTCGACCCCCGAGAGCGTCCACTTGTAAGCCATTCTTGTCATCCCCTTTTATTCGCGCTGCCCAAAATGATTGAATCCGGCTTTGGGCAATGGCATCTGCCTGCCCTCTCTTTTGCATGTGACAGATGCTTCGGCAGCACTCGATTCCACGCGGCCTATGACCGAAAATGGAATACCTGCTGCTGCGAATTGCTCCCTCAACGTATCCACGTAGCCTGCGTCTACCGTTCCTACGAGCTGGTAGTCCTCACCACCGTAAAAGGCCCAATCCAACGGGTCTTTCCCTACTTGCTCGGCATAGGATGAGAGCTCCTCGCTGATCGGAATCAAGCTGGCGTCAACACAAAGCTCCACCCGACTCGCTTCGGCAATTTCCCATAATTCCGAGGCTAGACCGTCGCTGACGTCATTTAATGCTCCACATGCCTGTGAAGTCAGCAATAATCTCCCAGCTGTCACCTGTGCGGTAGGGCGCTGATGCGCCTGTATCAGTTGTTGAAACTGGTTTGGTATTCCTTCACCTGTATTCTTTTGCTGCAACAGCAGGTGTAATCCGGCGGCAGAGCTCCCCACGTACCCGGTCACAAACACTGCCTGACCAACCTGGGCTTGGGAACGGCGTATCGCTCGTCCCTTTTCCACCTCACCCAGCACAGTTACGGAAAGATGCAGAGCGTCTGGAGCTGATACCGTATCTCCACCAATCAGCCGCACATCGTACGTTTCGCAAGCCTCATAGATGCCGTCGTAGATTTGACTGGTCTGTGTTGCCGACCAGTTGGGAGAAACCGCGATACTGACCAATGCATATCGGGCAAGCCCGCCCATGGCAGCGACATCACTTATATTACTGATGACCGCCTTGTATCCAATGTCGCTCGGGTGCATCGTTTCTTTTAAAAAATGAACGGTTTCGACCATCGCATCACAGCAAGCCACCACTTCCATGGCAGGCGTCGGAGTAAAGACAGCGGCATCATCCCCGATTCCGACGGTCAAGCCGTCTCCTTCCTGTCCGTCCGAACGTCTCGTCCATTGCCGGATCAGGGAAAATTCATCGTGTGCCACCTGGAACGCTCCTTTACGGCATAGTCAGTCCATTATAACGCTGCTGTCCAAAGGCGTGCAAGGAAGCCCCGCGCGTCCGAGTGCTTCATGAAGAGGCAGGTTCTTTCAGCTCGCGCAAGATCAGCTTTCCACTGCAGCGTCCGCAGCGGAAACGGGACGGATTCATTTTTCGCTTTCGCTTGTAGCTCATGCCACACGCCTGACAGACCAGTTCATAGCGATAAGGCAGTCTCGTACGCCCGTTACCTACCTGTTGGCAGTATCTGCTTCCTCCTACCTGTTTGAGGAGGACTTGAAAATCACGATCCGCGTGACGATAGCCCCGCTTGGCCAGGTGTAGATGGTAGTGGCACAGCTCATGCTTGATTATGGCCACGAGTTCTTCCATTCCATGCTCCTCCAAGTGCTTCGGATTCATCTCGATATCATGGGAGCGCAGCAAATATCGTCCCCCTGTCGTACGCAGCCTGCTGTTAAAGCGAGCCTGATGACGAAAGGGCACGGCAAAAAATTGGGCGGATATGTCCTCCACCAATTTCTGCAATTCCTGATCGGTCATCTCTTCTCCTCCGTTCCTCTCTTTCTTTTCACGATAGCAGTTCCGGTTGAAAAGTGCCAGACAGATAGGCTACACTGGTTGGTAGAAAAGTAGAATGGTGGAGGAGCTTATGCGCTATTTGCTGTTGCAGGAAGGTACCGGACTACAATTCGTCGCGCTGCCGGAATCGCACATGTATCAACTGGTCGCTCTTTTGAAGCGGCTGCACAAAGAAATCGACAAACTAACTATCGCAGATCGACCAGATCTCCCTCATGTCGTCGCGGAATGCGCCAACCTGGAATTGCTGAGCAATGTTTATACGATCGTGGATGGCCTGGACTATGTCAGTCAACTGGAAGCCCGCTTCGCTTCTTTGCAGGAAAGCGAGTATCCGTTGATTTCACTTTTGACGGAAATACGTGCACTGCAAGCGCAGCTGGAGTATTTGCACGAAGAAGAGTAAGGGAAAGTAAAAAATAGGTACCTCCGGTTCGTCCACTGCATACACTTGCCAGTAGACGATGAACTCCAGGAGGTACCTTCATGCCACAATGGATGCGTAGGCAGTTGCAGCGTGCCTTCAGCGGAAAGGATGTTCGGCAGATTCGTTTGCTGAACAGTTGTTGGTTCTTATATTGGGAAAAGCATGGCGGTCGTCCCGAGTAACAGGACACCGCCTTTTTGTTTACTCTTACCCCTCTGATGGTGCGATCAGGGTCAGTCCGACGCGCTGACGTTTTTCATCGATTTCCACGACCCAAACGTCCACGATATCCCCCACCGTCACCACTTCAAGCGGATGCTTTACAAAGCCTTTTTTCAAGCGCGAAATGTGCACCAGGCCATCATTTTTCAGGCCGATGTCCACGAATGCTCCGAAGTCAACGACGTTTCGAACCGTTCCTTGAAGCTTCATGCCCACTCCGAGATCTGATAGCTGGAGAACATCGCTGCGCAGCAGTGGCTTAGGCAGTTCGTCGCGCGGATCACGTCCTGGACGCAACAGACTTTCCACGATATCTGCTAACGTCGGCTCACCAATCCCTAGATCCCGTGCTATCTCTGATACGTTTAGTGACTGCAGTCGTTCCTTGCAACGGTCACTCCCGATCTCCTCTGATGCAACCCCGATTATCTGCAGAAGCTTGTGGGTCGCATCGTAGGACTCAGGGTGAATAGGGGTCTTGTCTAATGGATTACTTCCCTCCATCACGCGCAAAAAGCCGATGCATTGCTCGTACGTTTTAGCGCCAAGACGTGGCACATCCTTCAACTGAGCGCGCGAGGCAAACATGCCGACCTCGTCCCGTTTTTTCACAATATTGCCCGCCACTTGTTTGCTGATGCCAGATACATATTGCAAAAGGGAGGACGAAGCCGTATTGACGTCTACTCCTACGTGGTTTACTGCGGATTCAACGACAAATTGCAGACTGTCTGCCAGGCGGGATTGAGATACGTCATGCTGATACTGCCCGACCCCAACCGATTTCGGATCGATCTTGACCAATTCAGCCAGCGGGTCTTGTAGCCGACGCGCAATCGATGCGGCGCTCCGCTCAGCTACGTCTAGCTCAGGAAACTCTTCCTTTGCCAGTGCAGAAGCCGAGTAAACGGAAGCCCCTGCCTCGTTGACGATGATGTACATCACGTCTTTCCCAAGTTCCTTGAGCACATTGGCGATGAACTGCTCGGTTTCCCGCGATGCGGTTCCGTTGCCGATCGCTACGACCGTGACCTGATACGTCGTAATCAGTTGTTTGACCTTTGCCGCAGCCTCTGCTACCTTATTGACCGGCGGTGTAGGATACACGACGGCTACCTCAAGCAGCTTGCCCGTTTCGTCGACGACGGCCAGCTTGCAGCCTGTCCGAAACGCCGGGTCAACTCCCAGCACAACTTTGCCTTTGACAGGCGGCTGGAGCAACAGATTGCGCAGGTTTTCCGCAAATATGTGGATGGCACGCTCTTCTGCTGTCTCGGTCAACTCGGAGCGCACTTCACGCTCGATAGAAGGTGCGATCAACCGTTTGTAGGCGTCTTCAACCGTCAGTTCTAGCAACGATCGTACGACTGTCTCGCGCGGGATTACACGCCTTTGTATCCATGGCAGGATCTCCGCTACAGGAGCCTCCACCGTCACTTTCAAAATTCCTTCGCTCTCTCCGCGATTCATCGCCAGCACACGGTGCGGCACGACCTTTTTCAATGGTTCACTGTACGCATAGTACATTTGATAGACATTTTTCTCATCGGCTTCATCCGCTTTTTGCTCCGACAGCAACAGCCCTTTTTGCAAGGTGCGCTGGCGGGTCCATTGACGAATGTCCGGATCATCTGAGATATGCTCAGCTACGATGTCCATCGCCCCTTGCAAAGCAGCCTCGATGGTTTCCACACCTTTTTCCGGGTTGATATACTGAGCGGCCTCTG from Brevibacillus choshinensis carries:
- the thiL gene encoding thiamine-phosphate kinase, which encodes MAHDEFSLIRQWTRRSDGQEGDGLTVGIGDDAAVFTPTPAMEVVACCDAMVETVHFLKETMHPSDIGYKAVISNISDVAAMGGLARYALVSIAVSPNWSATQTSQIYDGIYEACETYDVRLIGGDTVSAPDALHLSVTVLGEVEKGRAIRRSQAQVGQAVFVTGYVGSSAAGLHLLLQQKNTGEGIPNQFQQLIQAHQRPTAQVTAGRLLLTSQACGALNDVSDGLASELWEIAEASRVELCVDASLIPISEELSSYAEQVGKDPLDWAFYGGEDYQLVGTVDAGYVDTLREQFAAAGIPFSVIGRVESSAAEASVTCKREGRQMPLPKAGFNHFGQRE
- a CDS encoding SprT family protein, which gives rise to MTDQELQKLVEDISAQFFAVPFRHQARFNSRLRTTGGRYLLRSHDIEMNPKHLEEHGMEELVAIIKHELCHYHLHLAKRGYRHADRDFQVLLKQVGGSRYCQQVGNGRTRLPYRYELVCQACGMSYKRKRKMNPSRFRCGRCSGKLILRELKEPASS
- the cmpA gene encoding cortex morphogenetic protein CmpA, encoding MPQWMRRQLQRAFSGKDVRQIRLLNSCWFLYWEKHGGRPE
- a CDS encoding Tex family protein, whose product is MELTLMIQTIAQDTGVKPHQAERTIALLDEGNTVPFIARYRKEMTGQLDETQIRAIEERVRYLRNLSVRKEEVIRLIEEQGKLTDELKAAIEQSAKLQEVEDLYRPYRQKRRTRATMAKEKGLEPLANYLLSLPKTGDPNAEAAQYINPEKGVETIEAALQGAMDIVAEHISDDPDIRQWTRQRTLQKGLLLSEQKADEADEKNVYQMYYAYSEPLKKVVPHRVLAMNRGESEGILKVTVEAPVAEILPWIQRRVIPRETVVRSLLELTVEDAYKRLIAPSIEREVRSELTETAEERAIHIFAENLRNLLLQPPVKGKVVLGVDPAFRTGCKLAVVDETGKLLEVAVVYPTPPVNKVAEAAAKVKQLITTYQVTVVAIGNGTASRETEQFIANVLKELGKDVMYIIVNEAGASVYSASALAKEEFPELDVAERSAASIARRLQDPLAELVKIDPKSVGVGQYQHDVSQSRLADSLQFVVESAVNHVGVDVNTASSSLLQYVSGISKQVAGNIVKKRDEVGMFASRAQLKDVPRLGAKTYEQCIGFLRVMEGSNPLDKTPIHPESYDATHKLLQIIGVASEEIGSDRCKERLQSLNVSEIARDLGIGEPTLADIVESLLRPGRDPRDELPKPLLRSDVLQLSDLGVGMKLQGTVRNVVDFGAFVDIGLKNDGLVHISRLKKGFVKHPLEVVTVGDIVDVWVVEIDEKRQRVGLTLIAPSEG